CTTCTTGCCAGATGAGTAAACGTGATGCATCCCGGTTGGGCAGGGGATATTTGGCGATCAGTTCTTCGGGTAGATCGTATGTGAAATCTTTGATAGCTATTTCTTTGGGGTGCATGCGCGCAAAGGTAAGGCGGAGCCGCTGACGACACCCTGCAATCCCTCCCACTTTTCCCCCACTTTTCTCCCTTTTTCCAAAAACTCCACCCAATCCCATCAAATTGAGATTTCCATTTTTCCGGTTCCAAAGTGGAAAACGATACAATTCTGATCCCTTGATTTTGAAGAGATAGCAGCGCCGATGCACAGGATACGCACAGGTTTTGCCCGTGAATCCACAGGAAATCCACAAAAAGCTCTAAGGTTTTTAACATGTGAGGGTGAAATGCAGGCTGGTAGCGGGTTTGAAATATGCAAGCCTGTGGAAAAATTAAATTTTCCAATTCTCTCCACGGCTGTGGGAAAATGTGTTATTTTGTGTTTATAAATGGGAGTAAGGCATTTATCCGCTGTAAATGATTGAATTTCTGGGAGAATATGAGGCTACGTTGGACGCCAAAGGGCGTTTCCTTCTACCGGCTGCCCTTAAAAAGCAGATTCCGGAAGAAGCGGGGACCCAGTTTGTGATCAACAGAGGTTTTGAAACCTGCCTTGTGTTATATCCCACGCTGAGCTGGAAGCCAATATTTTCCAGGTTAAGCAAATTGAATGATTTCGACCCCAAGGTACGCGAATTCAGGAGAAAGTTCCTGAACGGCGCCACCAACATCGAGTTGGATTCTGCGGGTCGCTTACTAGTTCCACCCAATCTGAAGGAATATGCAGGATTGGATAAAGACATTGTGGTGGTTTCTGCCGTAAACAAAATCGAGATCTGGGATAAAGTTAAGTACCAACAGTTCTTTGAATCTTCTTCATCTGACAATTTCAGTCAACTGGCACATCAGGTGATGGCAGGCGCCGACAGTGCCCCATCCGACCTAGAGTTATGATAAATGATCAGGAAAATAGTTCATACCACGTGCCCGTTCTCCTGCAGGAAGTATTGCAGGGATTGAATATTCAGCCTGATGGCACTTACGTGGACTGCACTTTCGGTGGAGGCGGACATTCCCGCGAGATCCTTCGTCTGTTGGGACCGCAGGGCAAACTCATCGCTTTCGACCAGGATGCAGATGCCAGGCAGAATCTTCCGGACGATCCCAGGGTCCTCTTCGTTCCCCATAACTTCCGCCACCTCCAGCGTTTCCTCCGCCTGAACAATGCCATTCCCGTTGACGGCATCCTCGCTGACCTCGGCGTCAGCAGCCACCAGTTTGATGAAGCAGACCGCGGATTCTCCACCCGTTTCGACGGCGATATGGATATGCGTATGGACACCCGGCAGGCACTCACCGCTTTCGATGTAGTGAACACTTACTCCGAACAACAGTTGCACAAACTGTTTGAACAATACGGTGAAGTAACCAATGCCAAAACACTCGCCAGAACTATTGTTCAGGCAAGACAAACACAGTCCCTCCGCACCATCGCCAATTTCAAACAGGCACTGCATTCTGTGGTGAAAGGAAATCCCAACAAGTACTTTGCCCAGGTTTTCCAGGCGTTGCGCATAGAAGTGAATGATGAATTGGGAGCATTGAAAGAAATGCTGCAACAAGTTCCTTCTCTTTTGAAACCCGGTGGCCGTGTTGCTATCATCACGTTCCACTCGCTGGAAGACAGGATTGTCAAAAATTATTTCCGCAAAGGCACATTCGAAGACGAAGATCCAACCGATCTGTTTGGAAACAAACCATCAGAACAGGTTTTCAGGATCATCACCAAAAAACCGGTGACCGCTTCCGATGCCGAACTAAAAAGAAACCCCCGCTCCCGCAGCGCCAAGCTGAGGGTAGCTGAAAAAGCATATGAGTGACGAAAAAGAAATAAGGGAAGCGAAGGAAGCAAGAGAAGCCAGGAGAGAATGGCTGAAGATATTCAGCTACCGCTGGATCACTCGCAATATCCCGTTCTTTCTTTTTCTCGCAGCACTGGCAGTGGTCTATATCTATAATGGTCACTACGCAGACAAAACGATCCGCAGTATCAACAAAGTTTCAAAAGAACTGAAAGAACTGCACCATGAATACAAAACATTGAAAAGTGAAGTGATGTTCCGCAGCAAACAAAGCGAACTCGCCAAAGCGGTGGACACACTCGGCCTCAAAGAACTGACCGTACCACCCATCGTGCTGCGCGACTCAGTTTACAAAGCCGATTCACTGATGAAAAAAAGATAAAAGAGGAACTGCTGAGTGGAAGTAAAACGCGACATATTATGGAGGGTATACCTCGCATTCATCCTGATTGTGGTGTTCAGCATCACTATTCTTGGTCGCGCATTCTACATCCAGCAATTCCAGGGCAAGCACTGGATCGCTGAAGCCAACCAGCAAATGGAGCGCTTCGTGGAAACAGATGCCGAACGCGGGACCATCTACTCCGAAGATGGCGCCATGCTCAGCACCTCCATTCCCTACTTCGATATCTATATCGATTTCGCTGCAGACGGATTGAGAGCAAAAAGCGGAGAACGTTTCAAGAACAATGTGGATTCATTGTCCATCGGACTGGCCAATCTTTTCCAGGATATGACTTCACAGGAATACAAAACACTCCTGCAAAATGGCTACCGGAAAAAGAACAGGTACTATCTCCTTAAAAAGAATATCAGTTTCCAGCAATACAAAACGCTTCGTTCCCTTCCGCTGGTTCGTCAGGGAAAAGACAAAAGCGGGTTCATTGCCGAAGTGAAAGATAAAAGATTGAACCCCTTTGTACTCCTTGCCAACCGTACCATCGGCTTGAGCCGGGAGTATGTTGATAGTGATGGAAAAGTGAAAAACACGAACGTGGGTCTTGAAAAAACCTACGATTCTTTGCTCAGAGGTGAAACCGGAAAGAAACTGATGCGCAAAGTAGCGGCAGGTGTGTTCATGCCGGTGGATGGAACGGAGATCGAACCGCAGAATGGGAAAGATGTAGTTACCACGCTCGATGTGAACATCCAGGATATTGCTGAGAACGCGCTGCTGAAAGTGATGCAGGAAAATGAATGCACCAATGGCACCTGCCTGGTGATGGAAGTGAAGACCGGTAAGATCAAGGCGATCGCCAATCTCGGCAGAAGGCCTGATGGCAGTTACTGGGAAGATCTCAACTACGCGCTCCGCGCCTCTGAACCGGGATCTGTTTTCAAACTCGCCACCATGCTGAGCCTGCTGGAAGATAAATACATCACGCTGGATCAGCATGTGAACCTCGAAGGCGGCGCCTGGCGCTATATGACGCGCACCGTCTACGATTCCGAAGAGCACGGCAAACATGATGTAACAGTGAAACAGGCATTCGACGCCAGCTCCAACGTGGGAATGGCAAAACTGGTAACGGCTCATTATTCAAAGAATCCCAACCAGTTTGTAAGCCACCTGAAAAAATTGCGCTTCGATAAATATTCCGGCATCGATCTTCTCGGAGAAACAACGCCGGTAGTGAAAAAGCCGAAAGACAGAACCTGGAGCGGCACCACATTGCCCTGGATGAGTTTCGGATATGAAGTGCTGGTCAGTCCGCTGCAATCGCTGATGCTTTACAATGCAGTGGCCAATGATGGAAAGATGATGAAACCCTACCTGGTGAATTCCATCCAGGAGAACGGACAGGTGATCAAACAGAATGAGCCCGAAGTGCTGGAAGAATCGATCTGCAGTCAGGAAACACTGAAACAATTACAAAGCTGTCTCCGCTCCGTGTGCGCCACACCGGGAGGAACAGGATACAAGCTCTTTCTGGGGACGCCTTACGAAGTGGCCGGTAAGACCGGTACCTCACAGGTGGCCAATGGCAACAGGGGATACGCCGATCATATCCACCAGAGCAGCTTTGCCGGTTATTTCCCCGCCCGCGATCCGAAGTACAGTGTGATAGTGGTGGTTGTGAACAAGCCCTTCGCCTCAAAATATTATGGTGCGGCCATCGCCGGACCAGTGTTCAAAGAGATTGCTGACAAGCTCTATGCTTTGAATGCAGATGAAGACAAAAGCAATGAGAGTTTCCGCGTAACGCGCATGAAGAAAGACAGCAGCAATTACCTGTATGCCGGACAGGCAGAAGACCTGCGGCTGATCATGGATGCTGTGCAGATGAAGTACAAGGATTCTGTGAAGAAAGATGAATGGAGCAGGATGTACGCAGTGAACTATCAACCAGTCATGAGTGGCCAGGCTGTTTCCCGAAAAGAAATGCCCGATGTGAGAGGGATGGGATTGAAAGATGCCATCTACCTGCTGGAGAACATGCAACTGAAAGTGAATGTGCAGGGAAGAGGAAAAGTAAGTACACAAACAATATTGCCCGGTACCCCCATAACAAAGGGACAGGCAGTAACGATAGGATTGAATTAATAATTATAGACTAACCCAGGCATGGCAATTCTGCAGGACATCTTGTACAAGGTGCGGATCCGTTCCGTTCACGGCGATACCCGTGTAAATGTGAATGCGCTTCAGCTCGATTCACGCAAAGTGAGCGCCGGTGATGCTTTCATCGCACTGAAAGGTGTGGCCTCCGATGGTCATGACTATATCGCTAAAGTGGTGGAGCAGGGCGCGGCAGCCGTGATCTGCGAAACAATGCCTGCCGATATCAAAGAAGGGGTTACCTATGTGGAAGTGGAGAACAGCCATGTCGCTGCCGGATTCCTCGCTCATAATTTCTACGGACAGCCTTCAGAAAAACTGAAACTGGTTGGCGTTACCGGCACCAATGGTAAGACCACCATCGCTACTTTATTATTCAAACTCTTTTCCGGACTGGGCCACAAATGTGGATTGCTCAGCACGGTAGACAATCATATCGGTGATCAGGTAATACCCGCAACGCATACCACGCCTGATGCTGTTAGTCTCAATGCACTGCTAAAACAAATGGTGGATGCCGGTTGCACCCATGTTTTCATGGAAACCAGCTCACATGCCATCCATCAGCATCGCATTGCAGGTCTCCGCTATGCCGGCGGCCTCTTCAGCAATATCACCCACGATCACCTGGATTATCACAAAACATTCGATGAATATATCCGCGTGAAGAAGTCCTTCTTCGATGGACTTCCTTCCGATGCATTCGCCATCAGCAATGCAGACGATAAGCGCGGAGCCGTGATGCTGCAGAATACTGCCGCGCACAAATATTTCTACAGCCTGCGCACGCTGGCTGACTTCAAAGGAAAGATCATCGAGAACGCACTCTCCGGACTGGTGATGAATATCAACGACCAGGAAGTGCATTTCCGCCTGATCGGTGAGTTCAACGCCTACAATCTCCTGGCAGTTTATGGCGCTGCCATCTGTTTGGGAGAAGAGAAACACGAAGTGCTGCGTGTACTCAGTATGATCACCGGTGCGGAAG
This portion of the Pseudobacter ginsenosidimutans genome encodes:
- the mraZ gene encoding division/cell wall cluster transcriptional repressor MraZ; the protein is MIEFLGEYEATLDAKGRFLLPAALKKQIPEEAGTQFVINRGFETCLVLYPTLSWKPIFSRLSKLNDFDPKVREFRRKFLNGATNIELDSAGRLLVPPNLKEYAGLDKDIVVVSAVNKIEIWDKVKYQQFFESSSSDNFSQLAHQVMAGADSAPSDLEL
- the rsmH gene encoding 16S rRNA (cytosine(1402)-N(4))-methyltransferase RsmH; translation: MINDQENSSYHVPVLLQEVLQGLNIQPDGTYVDCTFGGGGHSREILRLLGPQGKLIAFDQDADARQNLPDDPRVLFVPHNFRHLQRFLRLNNAIPVDGILADLGVSSHQFDEADRGFSTRFDGDMDMRMDTRQALTAFDVVNTYSEQQLHKLFEQYGEVTNAKTLARTIVQARQTQSLRTIANFKQALHSVVKGNPNKYFAQVFQALRIEVNDELGALKEMLQQVPSLLKPGGRVAIITFHSLEDRIVKNYFRKGTFEDEDPTDLFGNKPSEQVFRIITKKPVTASDAELKRNPRSRSAKLRVAEKAYE
- a CDS encoding FtsL-like putative cell division protein, which gives rise to MSDEKEIREAKEAREARREWLKIFSYRWITRNIPFFLFLAALAVVYIYNGHYADKTIRSINKVSKELKELHHEYKTLKSEVMFRSKQSELAKAVDTLGLKELTVPPIVLRDSVYKADSLMKKR
- a CDS encoding penicillin-binding protein, with amino-acid sequence MEVKRDILWRVYLAFILIVVFSITILGRAFYIQQFQGKHWIAEANQQMERFVETDAERGTIYSEDGAMLSTSIPYFDIYIDFAADGLRAKSGERFKNNVDSLSIGLANLFQDMTSQEYKTLLQNGYRKKNRYYLLKKNISFQQYKTLRSLPLVRQGKDKSGFIAEVKDKRLNPFVLLANRTIGLSREYVDSDGKVKNTNVGLEKTYDSLLRGETGKKLMRKVAAGVFMPVDGTEIEPQNGKDVVTTLDVNIQDIAENALLKVMQENECTNGTCLVMEVKTGKIKAIANLGRRPDGSYWEDLNYALRASEPGSVFKLATMLSLLEDKYITLDQHVNLEGGAWRYMTRTVYDSEEHGKHDVTVKQAFDASSNVGMAKLVTAHYSKNPNQFVSHLKKLRFDKYSGIDLLGETTPVVKKPKDRTWSGTTLPWMSFGYEVLVSPLQSLMLYNAVANDGKMMKPYLVNSIQENGQVIKQNEPEVLEESICSQETLKQLQSCLRSVCATPGGTGYKLFLGTPYEVAGKTGTSQVANGNRGYADHIHQSSFAGYFPARDPKYSVIVVVVNKPFASKYYGAAIAGPVFKEIADKLYALNADEDKSNESFRVTRMKKDSSNYLYAGQAEDLRLIMDAVQMKYKDSVKKDEWSRMYAVNYQPVMSGQAVSRKEMPDVRGMGLKDAIYLLENMQLKVNVQGRGKVSTQTILPGTPITKGQAVTIGLN
- a CDS encoding UDP-N-acetylmuramoyl-L-alanyl-D-glutamate--2,6-diaminopimelate ligase, with product MAILQDILYKVRIRSVHGDTRVNVNALQLDSRKVSAGDAFIALKGVASDGHDYIAKVVEQGAAAVICETMPADIKEGVTYVEVENSHVAAGFLAHNFYGQPSEKLKLVGVTGTNGKTTIATLLFKLFSGLGHKCGLLSTVDNHIGDQVIPATHTTPDAVSLNALLKQMVDAGCTHVFMETSSHAIHQHRIAGLRYAGGLFSNITHDHLDYHKTFDEYIRVKKSFFDGLPSDAFAISNADDKRGAVMLQNTAAHKYFYSLRTLADFKGKIIENALSGLVMNINDQEVHFRLIGEFNAYNLLAVYGAAICLGEEKHEVLRVLSMITGAEGRFDYIISKKGLVIGIVDYAHTPDALLNVLSTIKKLRKGHEQIITVVGCGGDRDKTKRPEMGEIACEHSDKAIFTSDNPRSEDPLEILKDMEATLNTAARRKFISIADRKEAIKTAVSLANPEDIVLIAGKGHEKYQEIKGVKHPFDDKQVLQEMFEMLDK